One region of Pseudomonas sp. ABC1 genomic DNA includes:
- a CDS encoding type II and III secretion system protein family protein produces MKFAFKTTALSLACALGAGVVGPGLAHANNLDGADTPAEAANTYNPDLDLAMAQQFYAQAEPAADLLAAVQTPQPAPRRQPSSAPLRKQLTQVSETEDVKLLVKQGRLLQLPRPAAKVLVADPKIASFQMPSAGSVFVFAETAGTTTLYALDANDKVIAAIRLVANHDLTALSEQIENEVPGSHIEFGPASNNGLIVRGTVRTPQQAKQVISSVESYLGGSSASGSGAQGGGGGEGPKVVNQLKVELSAQVNISVRIVEVSRSLSTQLGLNWEATLKNGNYFFRNASSLFDATTGDFTSTGITSAVAGGFHRNGSTTVAGLLTALSEDGLATVLAEPNLTAMSGETAGFAAGGEVPIVIITNNNVTIEYKQYGVIMRMTPTLLSPNRISLHVAPEVSDLSDEGAVMLEGNVIPAFKVRRADTTVELASGQSFALAGMLRSNINQTITSVPGLKSIPVLGRFFETDASSQEDTELVIIATAYVVEPTAPGDLQTPGRGIRALDSMMPAQAAAGYLF; encoded by the coding sequence ATGAAGTTCGCGTTCAAAACCACAGCCCTGTCGCTGGCCTGCGCCCTGGGTGCAGGCGTCGTCGGCCCCGGACTCGCCCACGCCAACAATCTGGATGGCGCCGACACACCGGCCGAAGCCGCCAACACCTACAACCCGGACCTGGACCTGGCGATGGCCCAGCAGTTCTACGCCCAGGCCGAACCCGCCGCAGACCTGCTGGCGGCAGTGCAAACACCCCAGCCTGCGCCACGCCGGCAACCGAGCAGCGCCCCGTTGCGCAAGCAGCTCACCCAGGTCAGCGAGACCGAAGACGTCAAGCTGCTGGTCAAGCAGGGTCGCCTGCTGCAACTGCCACGCCCGGCCGCCAAGGTACTGGTCGCCGATCCGAAGATCGCCAGCTTCCAGATGCCCTCCGCCGGCAGTGTGTTCGTCTTCGCCGAAACGGCCGGCACGACCACCCTCTATGCACTGGACGCCAACGACAAAGTGATCGCAGCCATTCGCCTGGTCGCCAACCATGACCTGACGGCACTCAGCGAACAGATCGAGAACGAAGTGCCCGGCTCGCACATCGAGTTCGGCCCGGCCTCCAACAACGGCCTGATCGTGCGTGGCACCGTGCGTACCCCGCAACAGGCCAAGCAAGTGATCAGCAGCGTCGAATCCTATCTGGGCGGCAGCAGTGCCAGCGGCTCGGGTGCCCAGGGTGGCGGCGGTGGCGAAGGCCCGAAAGTGGTCAACCAGCTCAAGGTCGAACTGTCGGCACAGGTCAACATCAGCGTGCGCATCGTCGAAGTGTCGCGCAGCCTGTCCACCCAGTTGGGCCTGAACTGGGAAGCCACCCTGAAGAACGGCAACTATTTCTTCCGCAACGCCAGCAGCCTGTTCGATGCGACCACCGGCGACTTCACCAGCACCGGTATCACCAGCGCCGTTGCCGGCGGCTTCCACCGCAACGGCTCGACCACGGTCGCCGGCCTGCTGACCGCGCTGTCCGAAGACGGCCTGGCGACTGTCCTGGCGGAACCGAACCTGACCGCCATGTCCGGTGAAACCGCGGGCTTCGCCGCGGGTGGCGAGGTGCCCATCGTCATCATCACCAACAACAACGTGACCATCGAGTACAAGCAGTACGGTGTGATCATGCGCATGACGCCGACCCTGCTGTCGCCGAACCGCATCAGCCTGCACGTGGCGCCGGAAGTCAGCGACCTGTCCGACGAGGGTGCGGTGATGCTCGAAGGCAATGTCATCCCGGCCTTCAAGGTACGCCGTGCCGACACCACGGTGGAACTGGCCAGCGGCCAGAGCTTCGCCCTCGCCGGCATGCTGCGCAGCAACATCAACCAGACCATCACCAGCGTTCCCGGCCTGAAGAGCATCCCGGTACTGGGCCGCTTCTTCGAAACCGACGCCAGCTCCCAGGAAGACACCGAACTGGTGATCATCGCCACCGCCTATGTGGTCGAGCCCACCGCGCCTGGCGACCTGCAGACCCCAGGCCGCGGCATTCGCGCCCTGGATTCGATGATGCCGGCCCAGGCCGCCGCCGGTTACCTGTTCTGA
- a CDS encoding CpaD family pilus assembly lipoprotein gives MTVRPLLSLLALSLLVAGCDHNLNKMRENRFTPYQSAPLPTVSPSAMVTSLKAANSGGFTAESLENLNTLLRVQGRLSRQTLSLQPYTPSGEQLAQRLASVLRELGAPGEQVVVMPVRLEAPESQEWDLQVVSEALVVKTPDCSVADADVWTVKPYQSVGPMGCANRSNIARMVSDPSDLVRPRTLDAGDGIAAVNAVTRYYDDEVRELLDIDFQED, from the coding sequence ATGACTGTACGCCCATTGCTGTCTCTGCTGGCGCTCTCCCTGCTGGTGGCAGGCTGTGACCACAACCTCAACAAGATGCGCGAGAACCGCTTCACGCCCTACCAGAGCGCGCCTCTGCCGACGGTCAGCCCCTCGGCCATGGTCACCTCGCTGAAGGCGGCCAATAGCGGTGGTTTCACCGCCGAGTCGCTGGAGAACCTCAACACCCTGCTGCGCGTCCAGGGACGCCTGTCGCGCCAGACCCTGAGCCTGCAACCCTATACGCCGTCCGGTGAGCAACTGGCGCAACGCCTGGCCAGCGTGCTGCGTGAACTGGGTGCACCTGGCGAGCAGGTCGTCGTCATGCCGGTGCGCCTGGAAGCACCCGAATCCCAGGAATGGGACCTGCAAGTCGTCTCCGAAGCCCTGGTGGTCAAGACCCCCGACTGCTCGGTAGCCGATGCCGACGTGTGGACGGTCAAGCCTTACCAGTCCGTCGGCCCGATGGGCTGTGCCAACCGCTCCAACATCGCCCGCATGGTGTCCGACCCGAGCGACCTGGTGCGCCCACGCACGCTGGATGCCGGCGACGGCATCGCCGCGGTCAACGCCGTCACCCGCTACTACGACGATGAAGTGCGCGAGCTGCTCGACATCGACTTCCAGGAAGATTGA
- a CDS encoding cellulose synthase operon protein YhjQ/BcsQ encodes MNDASRNTLDTLGGKQGVALFAASAEDARHFGEQLLRLGYSSDMAMSGGITAAIGWTSSNPPPAVLLVDLDGDSLPLQSINDLLEVCDPACQIIALGSRQDIDLYRTLLQHGIFDYLTKPVPLDLLASSLSRAQGHAIGETSAVRSGRTIAVTGVSGGCGSSTIAAGLAQLLSTQRHSSTALVDFDRSNGDLALLLGYDGDAGLAAALASEEIDARFLQRAMGQVNERLFLLAQEPSLHTDTHLSTELLLTLGASLCRMFNQVIWDLPAGRPQGSLDVLAHAQTRILLTDFTVQDARNTHRLLREIGDESAGQQLLLVANPSRNGQPGVVERSQFEEFVGRPIDLILPHAGQALSDSLLTGPLRLESAAAFQSTLLDLADLACGRPLRKQVVETGLVGRLKNVLTRNRSAA; translated from the coding sequence ATGAACGACGCATCCCGGAATACTCTCGATACCCTCGGCGGCAAACAGGGCGTGGCCCTCTTCGCCGCCAGTGCGGAAGACGCCCGTCACTTCGGCGAACAACTGCTACGCCTGGGCTACAGCAGCGACATGGCCATGTCCGGCGGCATCACCGCCGCCATCGGCTGGACCAGCAGCAATCCACCGCCCGCCGTACTGCTGGTGGACCTGGATGGCGACTCGCTGCCCTTGCAATCGATCAACGACCTCCTCGAAGTCTGCGATCCCGCCTGCCAGATCATCGCACTGGGCAGCCGCCAGGACATCGACCTCTACCGCACCCTGCTGCAGCACGGCATCTTCGACTACCTGACCAAGCCGGTGCCGCTCGACCTGCTCGCCTCATCGCTGTCACGCGCCCAGGGCCACGCCATCGGCGAAACCTCCGCCGTACGCAGCGGTCGCACCATCGCCGTCACCGGCGTATCCGGTGGCTGTGGCAGCAGCACCATCGCCGCAGGCCTGGCCCAGTTGCTCTCCACCCAACGCCATAGCAGCACCGCGCTGGTGGATTTCGACCGCAGCAACGGCGACCTCGCCCTGCTGCTCGGCTATGACGGCGACGCCGGCCTGGCCGCCGCGCTGGCCAGCGAGGAAATCGACGCGCGCTTCCTGCAACGCGCCATGGGCCAGGTCAACGAGCGTCTCTTCCTGCTCGCCCAGGAACCCAGCCTGCACACCGACACGCACCTCAGCACGGAGCTTCTGCTGACCCTCGGCGCCAGCCTGTGCCGCATGTTCAACCAGGTCATCTGGGACCTGCCGGCGGGTCGCCCGCAGGGTTCGCTGGATGTCCTCGCCCATGCGCAGACCCGCATCCTGCTGACCGACTTCACCGTGCAGGACGCCCGCAACACCCACCGTCTGCTGCGCGAAATCGGCGATGAAAGCGCGGGCCAACAACTGCTGCTGGTGGCCAACCCCTCGCGCAATGGGCAACCCGGCGTCGTCGAGCGCAGCCAGTTCGAAGAGTTCGTCGGCCGTCCCATCGACCTGATCCTGCCCCACGCCGGCCAGGCCCTGAGCGACAGCCTGCTGACCGGCCCGTTGCGCCTGGAAAGCGCTGCCGCCTTCCAGTCGACCCTTCTGGACCTGGCGGACCTCGCCTGTGGCCGGCCATTGCGCAAGCAGGTGGTTGAAACAGGCCTCGTCGGACGCCTGAAAAACGTCCTGACTCGCAACCGTTCGGCGGCGTGA
- a CDS encoding CpaF family protein, translated as MLIRQPQKPVPARKPRPETASAEPQEIRATSVQRNNGGKPVDTLGAQNRRMIRTHLYDQIDPLKAASMGRDKLRVQIESLIRRICDEQRLQLSRQEEEVICEEMLNEMIGIGPIQPLLADDSVNDILVNGAGQVFVERYGKLELSPITFIDEEHVFNTAQRIAAAVGRRIDETHPMVDARLADGSRVNVITYPLAIDGTTISIRKFMRRNMSLEILAERNAMSYEMVEVLRRAMIAKLNIIVSGGTGAGKTTLLNALSQKISNEDRIITIEDAAELQLQQIHVVRLETRPVSAEGTGKVDQRDLVRNALRMRPDRIILGEVRGGESFDMLQAMNTGHDGSLCTVHANTPRDAIMRMENMVMMASMQLPLEAIRRQIASAVNLIVQVERMRDGARRIVSITEVCGMENEVIQTQELFGFKTTSIDAKGQLTGQFVPSGQRPHFYSTHAHLFEGQA; from the coding sequence ATGCTGATCCGCCAACCACAGAAGCCCGTGCCGGCGCGCAAGCCGCGCCCCGAAACGGCCAGCGCAGAACCGCAGGAAATACGCGCCACCAGCGTCCAGCGCAATAACGGCGGCAAGCCGGTGGACACCCTGGGTGCGCAGAACCGGCGCATGATCCGTACCCACCTGTACGACCAGATCGACCCGCTGAAAGCCGCCTCCATGGGCCGCGACAAACTGCGCGTACAGATCGAGTCGCTGATCCGCCGCATCTGCGACGAGCAACGCCTGCAGCTCTCCCGCCAGGAAGAGGAAGTCATCTGCGAGGAAATGCTCAACGAAATGATCGGCATCGGCCCGATCCAGCCGTTGCTCGCCGACGACAGCGTCAACGATATCCTGGTCAACGGTGCCGGCCAGGTCTTCGTCGAGCGCTACGGCAAGCTGGAACTGTCGCCGATCACCTTCATCGACGAAGAGCACGTGTTCAACACTGCCCAGCGCATCGCTGCGGCAGTGGGCCGACGTATCGACGAAACCCACCCGATGGTCGATGCGCGCCTGGCCGACGGCAGCCGGGTCAACGTCATCACCTACCCGCTGGCGATCGACGGCACCACCATCTCGATCCGGAAATTCATGCGGCGCAACATGTCGCTGGAAATCCTCGCCGAACGCAACGCCATGTCCTACGAGATGGTTGAAGTGCTGCGCCGGGCGATGATCGCCAAGCTCAACATCATCGTCTCCGGCGGTACCGGCGCGGGCAAGACGACGCTGCTCAACGCCCTGTCGCAGAAGATCAGCAACGAAGACCGCATCATCACCATCGAAGACGCCGCCGAACTGCAACTGCAACAGATCCACGTGGTCCGCCTGGAAACCCGCCCGGTCAGCGCCGAAGGCACTGGCAAGGTCGACCAGCGCGACCTGGTGCGCAACGCCCTGCGTATGCGCCCCGACCGCATCATCCTCGGTGAGGTGCGTGGCGGCGAAAGCTTCGACATGCTGCAAGCGATGAACACCGGCCACGACGGCTCGCTCTGTACCGTGCACGCCAACACCCCGCGCGACGCCATCATGCGGATGGAGAACATGGTGATGATGGCCAGCATGCAACTGCCGCTGGAAGCCATTCGCCGGCAAATCGCCAGTGCGGTCAACCTGATCGTACAGGTGGAGCGTATGCGCGACGGTGCCCGTCGCATCGTCTCGATCACCGAAGTCTGCGGGATGGAGAACGAAGTCATCCAGACCCAGGAGCTGTTCGGCTTCAAGACCACCAGCATCGATGCCAAGGGCCAGCTCACCGGGCAATTCGTCCCCAGTGGCCAGCGCCCGCACTTCTACAGCACCCATGCCCACCTGTTCGAGGGGCAAGCCTGA
- a CDS encoding type II secretion system F family protein: MLDLFTVLVFVCVLLAFFAARGLSGRRQREQAAQERLQQLRLHLSGTLPTRKPGNAQLDQAESILRELERPPLAEWPLVGPYLGRLWLDLRILGWDKNLQLRLVLLGLASLTGSIFLARDTPMPWVFGTLFALLFFFGIGNMLYRSAMAKHLAQLKQSLPEAIDAITRTARAGVPVSNAFALVAENLPGPIAVEFALIDNWLRLGVPMRQVMQDSAKRIPLNEYRFFAVILIINQEAGGRLGETLDRLASTLRERQELQLKIQAKTSEARASAKIVAALVPLALGYMYINSPRDFHFLLNDPTGNVVLFYAFGSVTLGLIITHLMVRRVA, from the coding sequence ATGCTCGATCTGTTCACCGTACTGGTCTTCGTCTGCGTCCTGCTGGCGTTCTTCGCCGCACGCGGCCTCAGTGGGCGGCGCCAGCGGGAACAGGCGGCGCAAGAGCGCCTGCAACAGTTGCGCCTGCACCTGTCGGGCACACTGCCGACGCGCAAACCCGGCAATGCGCAACTCGACCAGGCGGAAAGCATCCTGCGTGAGCTGGAGCGTCCGCCCCTGGCCGAATGGCCACTGGTCGGCCCCTACCTGGGCCGCCTCTGGCTGGACCTGCGCATCCTGGGCTGGGACAAGAACCTGCAGTTGCGGCTGGTGCTGCTGGGGCTGGCGAGCCTGACCGGCAGCATCTTCCTCGCACGCGATACGCCCATGCCCTGGGTGTTCGGGACGCTGTTCGCCCTGCTGTTCTTCTTCGGCATCGGCAACATGCTGTACCGCAGCGCCATGGCCAAGCACCTGGCACAGCTCAAGCAAAGCCTGCCGGAAGCCATCGATGCGATTACCCGTACCGCTCGCGCCGGGGTGCCGGTCAGCAACGCCTTCGCCCTGGTCGCGGAAAACCTGCCCGGCCCCATCGCGGTGGAATTCGCGCTGATCGACAACTGGCTACGCCTGGGCGTACCAATGCGCCAGGTCATGCAGGACTCGGCCAAGCGCATCCCGCTGAACGAATACCGCTTCTTCGCCGTGATCCTGATCATCAACCAGGAAGCTGGTGGACGCCTGGGCGAAACCCTCGACCGACTGGCATCCACCCTGCGCGAACGGCAGGAACTGCAACTGAAGATCCAGGCCAAGACCTCCGAAGCCCGCGCCTCGGCGAAGATCGTCGCCGCGCTGGTGCCGTTGGCCCTCGGCTACATGTACATAAATTCGCCAAGGGACTTTCACTTCCTGCTCAACGACCCCACCGGCAACGTCGTGCTGTTCTATGCATTCGGCAGCGTCACCCTGGGCTTGATAATCACCCACCTGATGGTCAGGAGAGTCGCATGA
- a CDS encoding type II secretion system F family protein — MNLLDDPQVITCLGLMLCGIGLGLIGLYRQQRTSGLHERLNVEPVLIGDSGPAADILRSQGLRLSPRQQAILRPIARFGENLAGTSNDRQSLRRLLAMAGFRNPEGLGLLMVAKCTLGLLLMMVVLFGLISPENRFGLTGLAAGLIALFAGTTLPEAWLKLRSAQRGERLGRSLPDALDLMVICAEAGLPLGRVLQVVSKEMALSAPEMADELRYTCAELQILSDRTRALLNLAERTGVSNIESMVATLIQAERYGTPLSQALRTISDESRKVLILNLEERAGKLPAQLSVPLMTMILPPIVAMMGAPAMIRIIRLLSN, encoded by the coding sequence ATGAACCTGCTCGACGACCCGCAGGTCATCACCTGCCTGGGCCTCATGCTGTGCGGCATCGGTCTTGGCCTGATCGGCCTCTATCGCCAACAGCGCACATCCGGTCTGCACGAGCGCCTCAACGTGGAGCCGGTACTCATTGGCGACAGCGGCCCGGCGGCGGATATCCTGCGCAGCCAGGGCCTGCGTCTGTCGCCGCGACAGCAAGCGATCCTGCGCCCCATTGCCCGCTTCGGCGAAAACCTCGCCGGCACCAGCAATGATCGCCAGAGCCTGCGCCGCCTGCTGGCCATGGCCGGCTTCCGCAATCCGGAAGGCCTCGGCCTGCTGATGGTCGCCAAGTGCACCCTCGGCCTGTTGCTGATGATGGTGGTGCTGTTCGGGCTGATCAGCCCGGAAAACCGCTTCGGGCTGACCGGATTGGCCGCCGGCCTGATCGCCCTGTTCGCCGGCACCACCTTGCCGGAAGCCTGGTTGAAGCTGCGCAGCGCACAGCGCGGCGAGCGTCTGGGGCGCAGCCTGCCCGATGCCCTCGACCTGATGGTGATCTGCGCCGAAGCGGGCCTGCCGCTGGGTCGTGTGCTACAAGTGGTGTCCAAGGAAATGGCCCTGTCCGCACCGGAAATGGCCGACGAACTGCGCTACACCTGTGCCGAACTTCAGATTCTCAGCGACCGCACCCGCGCCCTGCTCAACCTGGCGGAACGCACTGGCGTCAGCAATATCGAGAGCATGGTGGCCACGCTGATCCAGGCGGAACGCTACGGCACCCCGCTGTCCCAGGCGCTGCGCACCATTTCCGACGAAAGCCGCAAAGTGCTGATCCTCAACCTTGAAGAGCGGGCCGGTAAACTGCCAGCCCAGCTCAGCGTACCGCTGATGACCATGATCCTGCCGCCGATCGTGGCGATGATGGGCGCCCCCGCCATGATTCGCATCATCCGCCTGCTCAGCAATTAA
- a CDS encoding tetratricopeptide repeat protein, translated as MRFPLPCLLLAGLISLTGCASMSGGNPLASGKPPAISKEAEEALRLARVLRDNGRLQAAYEVYERMDQRKQLEGAYLLEYASIAAAVRPQQEALSLYGRARQQLGGDLQDIAPGQRIALCNGVGRARLALGQPKGAISDFQCALQVDPQNAQALNGFGVALNITGDTEGARQQFEKVLEHEPGNGAAANNLALSWLASGENQRAINLLNQARNGSPDAALQLNLALAYVLEGHDDTARRVLLESMQPSFAERVLEDFRATRQRIAAGAPLAQELLAASQRPLALSEQD; from the coding sequence ATGCGATTCCCCCTGCCCTGCCTCCTGCTCGCCGGCCTGATCTCACTCACCGGATGCGCCAGCATGAGTGGCGGCAACCCGCTCGCCTCGGGCAAGCCGCCGGCGATCTCCAAGGAAGCCGAAGAAGCGCTGCGCCTGGCCCGTGTGCTGCGCGACAACGGCAGGTTGCAGGCGGCCTATGAGGTCTACGAGCGCATGGACCAGCGCAAGCAGCTCGAAGGCGCCTACCTGCTGGAATACGCCAGCATCGCAGCCGCCGTACGTCCGCAACAGGAAGCCCTGAGCCTCTATGGCCGGGCCAGGCAGCAACTGGGCGGCGATCTGCAGGACATCGCCCCCGGCCAGCGCATCGCCCTGTGCAACGGCGTCGGCCGTGCGCGCCTGGCCCTCGGCCAGCCCAAAGGCGCCATCAGCGACTTCCAGTGCGCCCTGCAGGTCGACCCGCAGAACGCCCAGGCCCTCAACGGCTTCGGTGTCGCACTGAACATCACCGGCGACACCGAAGGCGCGCGCCAGCAGTTCGAAAAAGTCCTCGAGCACGAACCAGGCAACGGTGCGGCCGCCAACAACCTGGCCCTGTCCTGGCTTGCCAGCGGCGAGAACCAACGCGCCATCAACCTGCTCAACCAGGCCCGCAACGGCTCCCCGGACGCCGCCCTGCAACTCAACCTGGCCCTGGCCTACGTCCTGGAAGGACACGATGACACCGCCCGGCGCGTCCTGCTGGAAAGCATGCAGCCGAGTTTTGCCGAGCGCGTCCTCGAAGATTTCCGCGCCACCCGCCAGCGCATCGCTGCCGGCGCACCCCTGGCGCAGGAACTGCTGGCGGCCAGCCAGCGTCCGTTGGCCCTGAGCGAGCAGGACTGA
- a CDS encoding TadE/TadG family type IV pilus assembly protein: MQVLSRWSRDERGVTAIETALILPVLLFGVMMLFELARIALMIGIGNLSLEHALQDFRRDANYYSKNAEELQQDIEDRMIDFSYGFLTEENLEIEVLPFDNLYQFGQGTNETADEEEREASQNDRSPPILSVTVDLSQRFMTPLPALFGLGDAFQYQYRHLLGDLPSSAEEEDE; the protein is encoded by the coding sequence ATGCAGGTGCTTTCCCGCTGGTCGCGCGACGAGCGCGGCGTCACCGCCATAGAAACCGCCCTGATCCTGCCGGTCCTGCTGTTCGGCGTGATGATGCTGTTCGAACTGGCGCGCATCGCCCTCATGATCGGCATCGGTAACCTCTCGCTGGAACATGCCCTGCAGGACTTCCGCCGCGACGCGAACTACTACAGCAAGAATGCCGAGGAGCTGCAGCAGGATATCGAAGACCGCATGATCGACTTCTCCTACGGCTTCCTCACCGAAGAGAACCTGGAGATCGAAGTGCTGCCCTTCGACAACCTCTACCAGTTCGGCCAGGGCACCAACGAGACGGCTGACGAGGAAGAAAGGGAAGCCTCGCAGAACGATCGCTCGCCGCCCATCCTCAGCGTCACGGTCGACCTGAGCCAGCGATTCATGACGCCACTGCCGGCGCTGTTCGGCCTTGGCGACGCCTTCCAATACCAGTATCGCCACCTGCTCGGCGACCTGCCCAGCAGCGCAGAGGAGGAGGATGAGTGA
- a CDS encoding TadE/TadG family type IV pilus assembly protein, with translation MKAFNPRRQRGSAVLETALIMPLVIGVAVISADLYSVHQARGYMELSAHTIASVLSNQSRLDYDGLQALVDQAASKKALGDYELVISQVALDRNMAWKPLYRGSVGDLCPSQSEGLKYTGEMPEEVEEDPDNPSKTSLVVVQLCRNSSNLALSSGLLVDKEMHAIAFNRMLYNELELDEVLASEVGLRE, from the coding sequence ATGAAAGCCTTCAATCCCCGTCGCCAGCGTGGTAGCGCGGTACTGGAAACCGCACTGATCATGCCCCTGGTGATCGGCGTCGCGGTCATCAGCGCCGACCTGTACAGCGTCCACCAGGCACGCGGCTACATGGAGCTGTCCGCCCATACCATCGCCTCGGTGCTGTCCAACCAGAGCCGGCTCGACTACGACGGCCTGCAGGCCCTCGTCGACCAGGCGGCCTCGAAAAAGGCCCTCGGCGATTATGAGCTGGTCATCAGCCAGGTCGCGCTGGACCGCAACATGGCCTGGAAGCCCCTGTACCGGGGCTCGGTCGGCGACCTGTGCCCGAGCCAGAGCGAAGGCCTCAAGTACACGGGCGAAATGCCCGAAGAAGTGGAAGAAGACCCGGACAACCCCAGCAAGACCTCGCTGGTGGTGGTACAGCTTTGCCGCAACAGCTCCAACCTGGCCCTGAGCAGCGGCCTGCTGGTGGACAAGGAAATGCATGCCATCGCCTTCAACCGCATGCTCTACAACGAACTGGAGCTGGATGAAGTGCTGGCGTCGGAGGTCGGCCTGCGCGAATAG
- the rluB gene encoding 23S rRNA pseudouridine(2605) synthase RluB has product MTEHETPEPHIAHGEKLQKVLARIGLASRREVEGWIAAGRIRVNGNVATLGQRVDLHDAIALDGRLLKREETTEAVRRVLIYNKPDGEICTRDDPEGRPTVFDRLPRLKEGRWINIGRLDINTTGLLLFTTDGELANRLMHPSYEMDREYAVRVRGEVDEEMLERLKNGVTLEDGPARFTDIKEAPGGEGFNHWYHCVVMEGRNREVRRLWESQGLVVSRLKRVRFGPVFMTSDLPMGRWREMAQREVDILSEEVGLKPVALPEVKVKPKEQLERQQRKTSKPLTRSERNKRVLRPAEGGSGKNRERGSAVAERPGDIKRGGRGRDTSGKGRGRS; this is encoded by the coding sequence ATGACCGAGCATGAAACACCCGAACCCCATATCGCCCACGGCGAGAAACTGCAAAAGGTGCTGGCGCGCATCGGCCTGGCTTCGCGGCGCGAAGTCGAAGGCTGGATCGCGGCGGGCCGCATTCGTGTCAACGGCAACGTGGCGACCCTCGGTCAGCGGGTCGACCTGCACGATGCGATCGCGCTGGATGGGCGTCTGCTCAAGCGTGAAGAGACCACCGAGGCCGTGCGCCGGGTCCTGATCTACAACAAGCCCGATGGCGAGATCTGCACCCGCGACGACCCGGAAGGCCGCCCGACGGTGTTCGACCGGCTGCCACGCCTGAAGGAAGGGCGCTGGATCAATATCGGCCGCCTGGACATCAACACCACCGGCCTGCTGCTGTTCACCACCGACGGCGAACTGGCCAACCGCCTGATGCACCCGTCCTACGAGATGGACCGCGAGTACGCCGTGCGTGTGCGCGGTGAGGTCGACGAGGAGATGCTCGAGCGCCTGAAAAACGGCGTGACCCTCGAAGACGGTCCGGCACGCTTCACCGATATCAAGGAAGCGCCGGGAGGCGAAGGCTTCAACCACTGGTATCACTGTGTCGTGATGGAAGGGCGCAACCGTGAGGTTCGCCGTCTGTGGGAATCCCAGGGGCTGGTGGTGAGCCGTCTGAAGCGCGTGCGCTTCGGCCCGGTGTTCATGACCTCCGACCTGCCCATGGGCCGCTGGCGCGAGATGGCACAGCGCGAGGTGGATATCCTCAGTGAGGAAGTCGGCCTGAAGCCGGTGGCGTTGCCTGAGGTGAAGGTCAAGCCGAAAGAGCAGTTGGAGCGTCAGCAACGCAAGACCTCCAAACCGCTGACCCGCAGCGAGCGTAACAAGCGCGTGCTGCGTCCCGCCGAGGGCGGTTCGGGCAAGAACCGTGAGCGCGGTAGCGCCGTGGCCGAGCGGCCTGGCGATATCAAGCGCGGTGGCCGTGGTCGGGACACGTCCGGTAAAGGGCGTGGCCGTAGCTGA
- a CDS encoding DUF4404 family protein, with translation MPIHNLQTQLDELRNQLAQDTPLTEEERTALQEIAQRIEIRLANEGSGDEEPHDSLVDGVNLAVERFEASHPNTAMTLRNIIQSLANMGI, from the coding sequence ATGCCGATCCACAACCTGCAAACCCAACTCGACGAACTGCGCAACCAACTCGCGCAGGACACACCCCTGACCGAGGAGGAGCGCACCGCCCTGCAGGAAATCGCCCAGCGCATCGAAATCCGCCTGGCCAACGAAGGCTCCGGCGACGAAGAACCCCATGACAGCCTGGTCGACGGCGTGAATCTGGCGGTCGAACGCTTCGAAGCCAGCCACCCGAATACCGCCATGACCCTGCGCAACATCATCCAGAGCCTGGCCAACATGGGGATCTGA